Below is a genomic region from Asterias amurensis chromosome 4, ASM3211899v1.
TCTACTAAAAACTttcttaatttatttgttatgtGATAAACTGCGGGGAGAAATTTGTTCAATCATTTGCCATTCTTTCTTACTCTGCAAAACCCAAAAAAGCTTGGAACCCTTTTTCAAAGATACTTGTGatcattttaatttaattgcCCCCAAATAACTAATTTCAAAGTACCAGGTTGATCATGAATGCAGAATATACCCCTGGGTGGTGAGAAGcatgtgtcttgctcaggggCACAAGCTGCTATAGGCTTCTcttaaaaagtttttattgcctttaaatttaagagagggattaccaaatgtataccttccctttaacagagAGAAAACGAAATGAGCCACCAGTTAGACGAGAACTTCTCAAGCAAAGAGAGTACAAAGTTGACCTGGAGTCCCGCCTCGGCAAGTCACAGGTCATCACTAAGACGACACCCTCATCACAGATGGGCGGGTACTACTGCAATGTGTGTGACTGCGTTGTTAAAGACTCCATCAACTTCCTTGATCACATCAACGGCAAGAAACGTAAGTACCAAGTTGCATAATGTCCCAAAATATGTTCACACTCATTAATCATAAATATTTCAGACAAACTTAAGTTAAATCAAATCTTTTCGTAGACTatctttgtttcatttttttatatttttctttcgAAAAACTATGATTTGTTGATACAATCGGCAGTTGTTGTTTGCGTATGCAGATTACAGATGAGAGTAATTTCTTGCAACGGGAGGCATCACTACCATCAGTAAAGTTgtgaaaaagtaaaaacattgtcaaTGTGTGTTTGTGAAAAATTAGTGACAGTAGTCTGATTACCAACCGTAAAGTACTTGGAAATACATCTGCCTATGGAGGTGAACACCAGACATGGACCAAAGTTTGGCCAGCCGGTGGAATCAATCTCGTGCCTATTTTGCACTGGGGCTGCGCTTGTTTATAAATATTGTCACAGGCGGAACTGATTTGATTTTTCATGGAAACATTTTAAgatttgcaatgtcgtgaattagTTTAAGTCAATTCTTAGCTCTCAAGTGATTTTTGCctaagtcaagtcaagtcaagtgacatgtaattttttgtccaaatcaagtcaagtcgcaagtcaaCAAAATTGGTGACTCGAGTCATACTCGAGTCCAAGTCACCGACCAAAGTCAACAACACTACCAAATACAGCTTCTTTAAAATTCAACAATACAAAAGACATTCCAACTGCTTTCTTTCCCTCCCATTCAAATTAGTGTAATAAAACTGAGGCTAGACGAATAGTCACGTCCTTTTTTGTAAATGGAAACATAACCAAAGAGAATCCCCAATGCGTAAGAACACTGTTTTTTATATGCGATACAAAATCAACCAATCTTGCCTCCATTTTGGTTTGCAGATCAACGGAATCTTGGCATGTCCATGAAAGTTGAACGCTCTACCTTGGACCAAGTCAAAAAGCGTTTTGAGCTGAACAAGAGGAAGCGTGAAGAGAAAAAGAAAGATTACGACTTTGAATCAAGAATGCAAGAACTCAGAGAAGAGGTAGGAAACATTCTTAAACTtgtagaggggggggggtcttttttttctttcttcatacATGATTAAATTTGCAcaagaattgttttgtttttttaaccccAGAAGAGTCACGTACAATTGTTGCATTATGCCTCAGTTTTGACAGGTTATGAGTTCCTTGATTTTGGAagtgtcatggtcgagcggttaagagcaccgaattcaaactctggtgtttctgatcagagtcggggttcgaatccccagccatgacacttgtgttcttaagcaagacactgcacccttgcttcatccttcggataggacgtaagccgttggtcccatgtgttatgtaacgcatgtaaaagatcCCAGTTCACTTATCGAAGagaaaggggttcgccctggtgttcctggtctgaacGGAAGcaaattgcaccacagcaccttgtaaaatataacatggtgctatcaaAGGATTATGTCTcattgcaggaaatactgttaCAGAGCCAGGAGCATCAGTGAGTGAGGGACATGTGTGCTGTATAAGAAGCtacaattattattaccttcattctaataatttgtttgattatGGTTTGATTTACCAGGAAGCCAAACAGAAGGCCTACAAAAGAGAGCAGAGGCAAGATAGAAAACGAAAGGCAGACGATGATGATTTGGATTCAGGTGTTGATCCTGATATGGCAGCCATGATGGGATTCTCAGGATTTGGTGGTGCAAAAAAGTAAGAAGTTTGTACAATCGTCTTGTTTGTTGTCGAAGAATACATATTGTTTAGAGTTCAGTGTTGTCCTAAAGGCAAGCTGATTTACATTTTACCTATGTGTTTTGTGTGTGGAAAATTCAAAATGTGTTTTAGTATGATCATTACATTTTTACAAGACATTCTCAGAACTACTCTATCATGCGTTATTGCCTTGGTGTTCACTTTCCAGTATGGCTGTCCAACACAGACTTGTATGGTAGCACATGCCTAGCACCTACCGCGCTCTGAAAAGACCTTACATTAGGTGCCTCTTGCTGCCTTTTTATACCCAcaaaaccaaccatctaaacccTTGCGACAGGGTGGCAGCCTCAGctgcacctacatgtacataatatcATCCAGGTTAAGACCTCAACGCTATCGGCCTACATCACAATTAGGCTGTTCATGCTGCCCAGGATTGGCCTGGGTGGCACAAACGATTTTCTAACTTTGCAAAAACCTGTGGTTACAACTTCTCAAGCCCAGTTCGACCCGAGTAGTGTAACTATATATATTTTGACAAATAAGGAGTCTGTGTTCTCGGATAAAACGCAAACCACGGcattattacaaaaatattaacaattatttctgtttttaattgcCAGGAAGTGAACAGCTGGGTCTTTAGGTTTGGATTGAGCGATGTTTTAATTGTCACCAGGAGGGCAGTGAAATATCGAAGACCAGCTAAAGCGATTACCTTATTCCATAAGAAATGCTGCCGTCTGATGTAGTGGCTTACAGAGGGCGTCTGATTGCCAGTTTGAACATGAACCAtcggatgtacatgtatttattaatCCTTCATTGCTTATCAAAGCTGACAATAGTTGTGCTTGAATCACTGCTAGTAACCATGGCAAGGAAGAGAAGGACCATTCAGAAAGTTTTTTACAGTCATTTAAGTGGACCAGTTATGGGCATGCGAGTTGGTAGATCGTCTTAATCCGCATTCTGTAAAAGTCTttatcatgacatgtgttaccAATCATGCCAATAGCTTTACTGTGTATGTAACGATGCACTTTCTATAAAGCTGATCCTTGTCTTTTGATTTGATGATTGTCATGAGGTATTTAATCCACTACATGGCAGACGTCGTGTGCTTTTCATTTTGGTATTCATCATTAAATTTCGTCCCATCCTTTTTTAGTTACTTTCTTGCGCGCTAGACCAAATGCCCCGACCACACAAAAAACACTCGCCAAAATGCTCTCACTGTGATTGGATGCCAGAAACATCtttcctccaatcaaatgacaaagtTCTACTTGGATTTTACATACaccatttgcattttttgttgtatgtattgttttttgttctgcgcctcggaatagggtcttgtacactagatagatggcgaattataaatgcattatttttattattattattatttgactcGGCTTCACTTTGTTTCAAACTCATGACATGTTCTCACTACTGCACTCAGAAATATTTTTTACTCATAGGAATGATGATATACTACATTGTAGcgttcaaacaaacaaattgacaattctcttaaaagcactgtactcgtttggtaattgtcaaagaccagtggtcTCACTTGGtttaaatttgggctcaattggtcatcgaagttgcgagaaaatgatgaaagaaaaaacacccttgttcgacgaatttgtgtgctttcagataggaataaaagacttctagctagaagtcttataatattttagtgagaaattacctctttctcaaaaactacgttacttcagagggagccattttccaCAGTCAATGGTtaatactatcatcagctctccaatgctcgctaccaaatcagtttttaagttaatatttgttttgagtagttaccaaatgTGCACTTTCCCTTTTTAAGGATatactttttttctaaaaaccTGATATCATTACCAATAAATTTTTGTATgccttgtgaaatgtttctgtctaAAACAATTCAGTCCCTGCGTAAATTCATCCCAGTACTTGACTTTTATAGAAGTTTGCCAAATCAAAGTaagctttttttctttcttacatGCCCTATGCCGACAATTGATATATACTGTATACTTGCGGAAAGGATCCACAGGCATACTACCTTGGTTagaattcgaacccatgacctttgccttGGTAGAGcagcagtctaaccactagaccaccgagtgTGGCCGATGACAGGGGGCCGATTCAAATCCTGTAATTAGCAACAGGTACTGcaactaatttgtttaataatgttagcagacaaaataaaaacagttttgttattttcttagAAATACGACTACAGTACCTAAATCAAATTTGACGAGTTTGTTGTTTGGTATTTGATTTGAAACAAGAGGATGGGAATAAACCCCAAAAAGAACCACATCCCCGGTGAAGGAAGGCTTCCATTTGTAATTTAGGTGTGGGTATTTATTAATAGTTCTAATGTCAGTTTGTTTGGAAACCTTCTCACTGGTTCTACTTCTTTCACTTGGTGAAGACATtttaatattgtaaaaaatatgtatatagTTGAACATGAAGTTCAGTGACAAAACTTACATTTACGATGACGGTTTTGTTTACTTGTCTCTTAAGACAATTATTATTCAACTGACTTTGTGCATTTGCTTTTTCAACTTATTTTATAAGTCGCACAGTTATGGAATAAAGAGAGAAAAATATGAaaccacatgtacatgtacaactctGAGTTTGTataattgtgtgttttgtttatgaAGTATACACCGCAATGGGCAATGCGAATGCATGGTTTATGCTGTCAGTTTTTTCAGTTGTCTCGTGGGGAACCATACAATAGTTGTATTTTAAGTAATGCTGGACATAAATACTGCAAACAAGACTGCTTCATTTTTGGGGTGAAGACTAGTTGTctatcaatcaaacaaaatcagACACTCTGACtcgtctatttctacctccatgctcgaacctaacaataaaatatacaaatacaacatttatatcaatgtaAAATTTGCTTTTAACTACTATTTTGATAATATCTGCTAAAAGAGATCATCTTAAACTAGAAGGCGTGTCACTTTCTACCATTTGAGGAGAAAGATCCACAGAGAGTGCTCCTTTAACTTTGTTCACCGTTAAGTtgtaatagcgccctcattAGTGTAAAATGAGCCAGTCAATGGTCACGTGCATGCTAGGAATAGGGAGTTTATCAACTTGACCTCTCGTCTGCTCGTCAACTAACTCCACATTTCGCCAATACAGTGTCGTATTCCTGGGTGAAAAACATATAATTACCAACAATAATCTGCTACAAATCTACGATGTTATTTCTTGCCAGACACTTTGTTTCGTAACTGGGAACTGTTCATgttttaaacttaaaggaaGGTAATGTATAAAAATTAACaagcttttaattttttttataaaatggtcaaaatgtaaataattaatTGCCATTGACACTTGTTTTATTTTCGattttatatttaatttaatctttatttaatgttttttttagtagTGTTTTACATTGATTTGTACAGCCCACACACATCATAGTTCGCGTTCTTAACTGTGCTATAGTCGACAGTGCCAGCAGTGGCCATACATACTCATTCCACTCATTTGCAATGATATTTTGCAAAGGAAGGAAGGATGTAGCAAGACCTATAAATGTAAAGTAGGGTTACACTTACGTTACAGTTCTAAAAAAATTGACTTCGTTTGTCATGTCTGTTGAATGTGACAATAATACCACTagaggataactttccatatgtcaccaccactttttcactcatttttacaaaaagggacagCCTTTGTTTTGAGGTAAATTGGATAAATTACAAGTCGTAGGAGGTCCCGTTTTTGAGGTGTCCcaaaaatcgtggcaaatcttttacctctctgtgcgcgatgaaacagtccctagataaatattgtgtggttttatttgctaagcaaagagtctcctctcccttgacaaaaacttagaaacacgtaaggctccactggatatttgcaattgtaaatgcaaaaagtttggtattttaggcataatttctacaaggtacaaaaatatgtcataatgtggaggccatataaaaatatttgcccacccaaaaagtttcatcaaacactatttcaattcacaattcatgatgatcaaatcatgtgactgaatattttgctgagcattctggaaaaaaaaatacagaggcttaaagaagcctaCATGTGCCTTATATacttttctaatattttttgagatttttttttaaccctccgatcaatattattattaatattaatcagcttgttgattcaattgtcactgtttatttatacgctttattataaatttttaagagaaacaaaatggaaaaaaataaataaaaatcagatttgaaagccaatgatcattcacactttttattaaattatttatttttgttattttttgcaaccGTGAAAcgtatgcacaagagtcatatgcatctaAATCACGTTCAAACTGTCATGACTGTtgacaaaattgtattttaaattgtaaaaaaagtGCTTTtattccccgaatttagtacAGAACGAAAGTATctgccatgttgtctttcgacatACCTGGACGATTCCATTACaccgcaggggtgatacaatatgcaagatgattatttaccatttttattttgatgtgcCTCTCATATGGAGTTggaaaaatcattttaaaatttacatcTCCCCATGTATACTTCaaattccagagtggcggcttagttacttacgagaaaaaaaacccagcagctaatcctaaaaagaaaaaaataactctCCCTTAGAAATTACCCCTGTGGTTAAATAGAATCGTCCAGGTACACatacgtcgaaagacaacatggtgAATATTTCCGTTCCTTTCTAAAATCGgggtaaaaaacactttttttacaattaaaaatacaattttttcaacagtttgactTGTGTTCTAATGTTCTACTAAAGTGcgtttaaaaattgttgtcgcgggttgtcgtgaggggtcgtgagttgtcggtatttagtgcgaccgagTATATCA
It encodes:
- the LOC139936583 gene encoding zinc finger matrin-type protein 2-like, whose product is MASNSSANRPDDHRRKWDRDEFEKIAKERLDKEDDDSTENERKRNEPPVRRELLKQREYKVDLESRLGKSQVITKTTPSSQMGGYYCNVCDCVVKDSINFLDHINGKKHQRNLGMSMKVERSTLDQVKKRFELNKRKREEKKKDYDFESRMQELREEEAKQKAYKREQRQDRKRKADDDDLDSGVDPDMAAMMGFSGFGGAKKK